Proteins from a single region of Apium graveolens cultivar Ventura chromosome 7, ASM990537v1, whole genome shotgun sequence:
- the LOC141672782 gene encoding 16 kDa phloem protein 2-like isoform X3 produces MAAPVSGIHGQLLEVTVVGCNKLKDTEWFSRQDPYVCLEYDGGKNPTFQEKFVFTLIEGLRELNVVVWNSNTLTYDDFIGTGKIQLHKVLSQGYDDSPWSIQTKTGRHAGEVRLILHFSNANKPPKNHAQSASPVPLAYTYPLQASSARYPPLASAAPYPPQSSGYPYPSAPYPPPHSATYPSQTYPPPAQYPPTPYPPPAGYPPTTYPPPSQPANHYPPGPHQGYPPPY; encoded by the exons ATGGCTGCTCCCGTTTCTGGTATTCATGGCCAACTTCTTGAAGTTACCG TTGTTGGATGCAACAAGTTGAAAGATACAGAATGGTTTTCGAGGCAAGATCCATATGTGTGTTTGGAATACG ATGGTGGTAAAAACCCCACGTTTCAAGAAAAATTTGTGTTTACTTTGATTGAAGGATTAAGAGAATTGAATGTTGTTGTTTGGAACAGCAATACTCTCACCTATGATGACTTTATCGGTACCGGAAA GATTCAATTGCACAAAGTTCTTTCTCAAGGATATGATGATAGTCCTTGGTCAATTCAGACTAAAACTGGAAG GCATGCAGGAGAGGTCCGACTGATACTGCACTTCTCAAATGCCAAT AAACCTCCAAAGAATCATGCCCAATCAGCATCTCCTGTACCATTGGCATACACATATCCTTTGCAAGCCTCATCAGCTCGTTACCCTCCACTAGCCTCAGCAGCTCCGTATCCACCTCAATCCTCAGGATATCCTTATCCCTCTGCTCCATATCCGCCCCCTCATTCAGCCACCTATCCTTCTCAAACATATCCCCCACCTGCTCAGTATCCTCCCACACCATATCCCCCGCCTGCTGGGTATCCTCCAACGACATATCCACCACCTTCCCAGCCCGCAAACCATTATCCTCCAG GCCCACATCAAGGATATCCTCCACCATATTAA
- the LOC141672782 gene encoding 16 kDa phloem protein 2-like isoform X1 — protein MAAPVSGIHGQLLEVTVVGCNKLKDTEWFSRQDPYVCLEYGSSKFRTRTCTDGGKNPTFQEKFVFTLIEGLRELNVVVWNSNTLTYDDFIGTGKIQLHKVLSQGYDDSPWSIQTKTGRHAGEVRLILHFSNANKPPKNHAQSASPVPLAYTYPLQASSARYPPLASAAPYPPQSSGYPYPSAPYPPPHSATYPSQTYPPPAQYPPTPYPPPAGYPPTTYPPPSQPANHYPPGPHQGYPPPY, from the exons ATGGCTGCTCCCGTTTCTGGTATTCATGGCCAACTTCTTGAAGTTACCG TTGTTGGATGCAACAAGTTGAAAGATACAGAATGGTTTTCGAGGCAAGATCCATATGTGTGTTTGGAATACGGTAGTTCTAAATTTCGCACTCGTACCTGCACAG ATGGTGGTAAAAACCCCACGTTTCAAGAAAAATTTGTGTTTACTTTGATTGAAGGATTAAGAGAATTGAATGTTGTTGTTTGGAACAGCAATACTCTCACCTATGATGACTTTATCGGTACCGGAAA GATTCAATTGCACAAAGTTCTTTCTCAAGGATATGATGATAGTCCTTGGTCAATTCAGACTAAAACTGGAAG GCATGCAGGAGAGGTCCGACTGATACTGCACTTCTCAAATGCCAAT AAACCTCCAAAGAATCATGCCCAATCAGCATCTCCTGTACCATTGGCATACACATATCCTTTGCAAGCCTCATCAGCTCGTTACCCTCCACTAGCCTCAGCAGCTCCGTATCCACCTCAATCCTCAGGATATCCTTATCCCTCTGCTCCATATCCGCCCCCTCATTCAGCCACCTATCCTTCTCAAACATATCCCCCACCTGCTCAGTATCCTCCCACACCATATCCCCCGCCTGCTGGGTATCCTCCAACGACATATCCACCACCTTCCCAGCCCGCAAACCATTATCCTCCAG GCCCACATCAAGGATATCCTCCACCATATTAA
- the LOC141672782 gene encoding elicitor-responsive protein 3-like isoform X2 has translation MAAPVSVVGCNKLKDTEWFSRQDPYVCLEYGSSKFRTRTCTDGGKNPTFQEKFVFTLIEGLRELNVVVWNSNTLTYDDFIGTGKIQLHKVLSQGYDDSPWSIQTKTGRHAGEVRLILHFSNANKPPKNHAQSASPVPLAYTYPLQASSARYPPLASAAPYPPQSSGYPYPSAPYPPPHSATYPSQTYPPPAQYPPTPYPPPAGYPPTTYPPPSQPANHYPPGPHQGYPPPY, from the exons ATGGCTGCTCCCGTTTCTG TTGTTGGATGCAACAAGTTGAAAGATACAGAATGGTTTTCGAGGCAAGATCCATATGTGTGTTTGGAATACGGTAGTTCTAAATTTCGCACTCGTACCTGCACAG ATGGTGGTAAAAACCCCACGTTTCAAGAAAAATTTGTGTTTACTTTGATTGAAGGATTAAGAGAATTGAATGTTGTTGTTTGGAACAGCAATACTCTCACCTATGATGACTTTATCGGTACCGGAAA GATTCAATTGCACAAAGTTCTTTCTCAAGGATATGATGATAGTCCTTGGTCAATTCAGACTAAAACTGGAAG GCATGCAGGAGAGGTCCGACTGATACTGCACTTCTCAAATGCCAAT AAACCTCCAAAGAATCATGCCCAATCAGCATCTCCTGTACCATTGGCATACACATATCCTTTGCAAGCCTCATCAGCTCGTTACCCTCCACTAGCCTCAGCAGCTCCGTATCCACCTCAATCCTCAGGATATCCTTATCCCTCTGCTCCATATCCGCCCCCTCATTCAGCCACCTATCCTTCTCAAACATATCCCCCACCTGCTCAGTATCCTCCCACACCATATCCCCCGCCTGCTGGGTATCCTCCAACGACATATCCACCACCTTCCCAGCCCGCAAACCATTATCCTCCAG GCCCACATCAAGGATATCCTCCACCATATTAA
- the LOC141672782 gene encoding 16 kDa phloem protein 2-like isoform X4: protein MAAPVSVVGCNKLKDTEWFSRQDPYVCLEYDGGKNPTFQEKFVFTLIEGLRELNVVVWNSNTLTYDDFIGTGKIQLHKVLSQGYDDSPWSIQTKTGRHAGEVRLILHFSNANKPPKNHAQSASPVPLAYTYPLQASSARYPPLASAAPYPPQSSGYPYPSAPYPPPHSATYPSQTYPPPAQYPPTPYPPPAGYPPTTYPPPSQPANHYPPGPHQGYPPPY from the exons ATGGCTGCTCCCGTTTCTG TTGTTGGATGCAACAAGTTGAAAGATACAGAATGGTTTTCGAGGCAAGATCCATATGTGTGTTTGGAATACG ATGGTGGTAAAAACCCCACGTTTCAAGAAAAATTTGTGTTTACTTTGATTGAAGGATTAAGAGAATTGAATGTTGTTGTTTGGAACAGCAATACTCTCACCTATGATGACTTTATCGGTACCGGAAA GATTCAATTGCACAAAGTTCTTTCTCAAGGATATGATGATAGTCCTTGGTCAATTCAGACTAAAACTGGAAG GCATGCAGGAGAGGTCCGACTGATACTGCACTTCTCAAATGCCAAT AAACCTCCAAAGAATCATGCCCAATCAGCATCTCCTGTACCATTGGCATACACATATCCTTTGCAAGCCTCATCAGCTCGTTACCCTCCACTAGCCTCAGCAGCTCCGTATCCACCTCAATCCTCAGGATATCCTTATCCCTCTGCTCCATATCCGCCCCCTCATTCAGCCACCTATCCTTCTCAAACATATCCCCCACCTGCTCAGTATCCTCCCACACCATATCCCCCGCCTGCTGGGTATCCTCCAACGACATATCCACCACCTTCCCAGCCCGCAAACCATTATCCTCCAG GCCCACATCAAGGATATCCTCCACCATATTAA